Part of the Candidatus Desulfofervidus auxilii genome, TTCTTTGTAAACTTTTTGTAATATCTATAGGATTTTTGTATATGTATAAATTTTGCATTAGGGAAAACTTTAATCCATATATCAATTGTAAAAGTATTTCTTGGATCTTTCTACCCCTAAGGAAAATCTAATTCTTTTAAACTTTTATATTTCAATCCCTTTACTAATCATAAATATTCTATTCTTCTGAAACTTTTTATATATCTTTTTGTCAACTTACTCATTAAGTTTTTAAAATTCTTCATCTGCAAACCTATAATTATATGGATTATCCCATGTAGCATTTGCTTGTTTTAATATCCAATTATTAAATTTTAAAAAAACAGAGCTTCATTTTTTGCGCCAACCCATAAATATACCAAGCTTTTCAAGATATGAGAAAGCATAGGAGTCCCTGACCTATGCATACCAAGAATTATAACAGGTGCTGATGCATTTTAGTTATCTCTTTAAGATTGAAACAGTAAAAAAACCATAATAATAACGAATAAGAAAAAATGGAATAATATTAATAAAACAAAATGCAATTGCACTTGCAACAGCTGCTCCTACAATTCCAAATTTAGGAATTAAAAACAAATTTAACATAATATTTAATATAGCTGCAATTAAAATAATATTCTGAAAAATCTTTTGCTTGTCTGTCATTTGTAAAATATATCCGACACTACCAACTGAAGCATTTACAAATTGTCCAATGGTTAAAAATACCAGAGCTAAAACACCTTTCCTAAACTCCTCTCCAAATAATCCCAAAAACCATCTAGGAAAAATTAAATATAAAATAAGGACTGGTGCTGAAGTCCAGAAAATTAATTTTGTAGATTGTTGAGAAACTTTTTTTAAACCTTCTAAATCTTTCTTCCCCCAAAATTCAGCAAATTTGGGTGCTGCTATAGAATTTATAGCACCTAAAGTAAAACTTGTTATCATTGATAATCGCACAGCTACATTATAAATTCCTACTTCTTCTTCTGTTCTCCACATCCCAAGCATTATTGTATCTGTCCATGACATTACCATAAAAAGAGAACTTGACAAGAACATTGGAAGTGAAACAGAAAGTGTTTGTTTTAAAGAAACTTGCTCCGATTTACCATTTTTGTTGCTAAATTCTTTATTTAGAAGTAGAAAACTGAGAAAAAATGAAACACATATTCCCAAAATGTATGCAATAATTACCACTTTTATGTTTTTAATGTTCAAAATATAAAAAGATATACTGAAAAATATAAAAGCACTTAAAAACGGTAGAAGATTTTGAAGAGATGTGTATTCTTTTATCTTCTTAAAAGCTCTTAGACTCTCTGAATTTATTGAAAGTAAAACAAAGGGGATTAAGGCAAAGGACATAAGTTTAAAATA contains:
- a CDS encoding flippase; this encodes MIDKIKTKLSEDIHLKELIRGSLTFLILRILGLIIGYAFTLIVTRNLGASAWGIFALSFTMLQITSVIGKLGLGTALLKFIAQYNAQGKVKTAKYIYLKSIMVIVPLSLFLSVSLYYLSPLLAERVFAKEHLAPYFKLMSFALIPFVLLSINSESLRAFKKIKEYTSLQNLLPFLSAFIFFSISFYILNIKNIKVVIIAYILGICVSFFLSFLLLNKEFSNKNGKSEQVSLKQTLSVSLPMFLSSSLFMVMSWTDTIMLGMWRTEEEVGIYNVAVRLSMITSFTLGAINSIAAPKFAEFWGKKDLEGLKKVSQQSTKLIFWTSAPVLILYLIFPRWFLGLFGEEFRKGVLALVFLTIGQFVNASVGSVGYILQMTDKQKIFQNIILIAAILNIMLNLFLIPKFGIVGAAVASAIAFCFINIIPFFLIRYYYGFFTVSILKR